From the genome of Aeromonas hydrophila subsp. hydrophila ATCC 7966:
TCCAGCACGGTCGGTGCCGGCGGCAGCACGGAGTAGTCGTGGCGGTTGCCGGTGCGCTTGAAGTTGCCCTTGCCGCTGCCCACGAACGGACGCGCGATGACGCGGCCGATGTTGTAGGGCTCCAGCAGCTCGCGCACGATGTGGCACAGCTCATAGAGCTTCTCGAGGCCGTAGGTCTCTTCGTGGCAGGCGATCTGGAACACGGAGTCGGCGGAGGTGTAAAGGATCGGCTTGCCGGTACGCATGTGCTCTTCGCCCAGATCATCCAGCACCTGGGTACCGGAGGCGTGGCAGTTGCCGAGGTAGCCCGGCAGACCGGCCTTCTCGACGATGGCATCCAGCAGCTCCTGCGGGAAGCTGTTGTGGTGGTCATGGAAATAACCCCACTCGAACAGCACGGGCACGCCGGCGATCTCCCAGTGACCGGACGGGGTATCCTTGCCGGAGGAGAGCTCCTGGGCAAAGCCGTAGGCGCCGACCACGTCGATGTCCTTGTTCAGGCCGGCCGGGAAGGTGCCGCTGGCGAGTTCGCCCGCGTGACCCAGCCCCAGCTTGCTGAGGTTCGGCAGATTGAGAGCGCCACGGCCTTCGATCTCACCGGCGGCGCAGGCCTTGGCGATATGGCCAAGGGTATTGGCGCCCACATCTCCGAACTTGTCGGCGTCGGCGGCAGCGCCAATACCGAAAGAGTCCATCATCAGAATAAAGGTACGTTTCATGGGACTTCCCCTTGTTACAAATCAGCCAGACCGATGCGACGGTAGACCTCGGGCAATGCCTCTGGTCGGGTGTCACCGATCTTGACGGCGGCCTGCACCATGCTGGCAGCCTGAGCGAATTGCTCTTCAGTTTGAGCGTGGATCAGGGCGAGCGGCTTGTCTGCCTCGACACTTTGACCCAGGCGGATAAAGTCGGTCAGACCGACCGCATAATCAAGTTTGTCACCGGCAGCGCGACGACCACCGCCCATGGCAACCACGGCCAGACCCAGTTCACGGGTGTCCATGGCGGTCACGAAACCGCTGTTGGCAGCATAGACAGGGCGCACGATGGCGGCCTTCGGCAGGTGGTGATCGTAGCGCTCCATGAAGTCGCTCGGGCCGCCGAGGCCGGTCACCATGCGACCGAAGATCTCGGCCGCCTTGCCATTGTCGAGCACCGCCTGCAGCTTGCGGCGGGCCTCGCCGTCATCGCTGGCCAGGCCGGCGGAGATCAGCATCTCGGCACACAGTGCCATGGTGACGGCGTGAATGCGCGGGTTGCGGTATTCACCGGTCAGGTAGCGCACCGCTTCGCGCACTTCCACCGCGTTGCCGGCGCTGGAGGCCAGCACCTGGTTCATGTCGGTCAAGAGTGCTGAAGTGCGACAGCCAGCGCCGTTGGCCACCGCGACTATGCTCTTGGCCAGCTCTTCGGAGGCTTCAAAGGTCGGCATGAAGGCACCGGAGCCCACTTTCACATCCATCACCAGCGCTTCCAGCCCGGAGGCGAGCTTTTTGGAGAGGATGGAGCCGGTGATCATGGCAATGGATTCGACGGTGGCAGTGATGTCCCGTACCGCATAGATACGCTTGTCGGCCGGGGCGAGATCGCCGGTCTGGCCGATGATGGCGACACCAGCCTCTTTCACCACTTTCAGGAAACGATCGTTGTCGACCGAGGTCTGGTAGCCAGGAATGGCATCCAGCTTGTCGAGGGTACCGCCGGTGTGGCCCAGGCCACGGCCGGAGATCATCGGCACGAAACCGCCGCAGGCGGCAACCATCGGGCCGAGCATCAGGGAGACGACGTCACCCACACCGCCGGTGGAGTGCTTGTCGACGATCGGGCCACCCAGATTGAGGTGGTCCCAGGTCAGCACCATGCCGGAATCGCGCATGGCGCAGGTCAGGGCAACCCGCTCATCCATGGTCATGTCTTTGAAGTAGACCGCCATCGCCAGCGCCGCAATCTGGCCCTCGCCGATGGTGTTGTTGGTAATGCCCTGAACGAAGAATTGAATCTCTTGGGTACTGAGCGCTTCACCGTTGCGCTTCTTGCGAATAATTTCTTGAGGCAAAAACATCTTTCATTCCCTCCGCCATTGCTGGCGTTACACAAGCCTGAATCCTTGCCCGCACACCGCATGGTGGGGGCGAAACAGGGCGGACCAGGTCCGCCCTCTCATCAACCTATTAGTAACCGCTGGTGTTGGCCGGCTTGTCGCCATGCCCCAGTGTGGCCAGCAGGCTGGCCAGCAGGCTGGATGCACCAAAGCGGAAGGTGCGGGCGGATACCCAGTCCTTGCCCAGGATCTCTTCGGCCATGGCCAGGTACTGACCCGCCACGGCGGCGTCTTTCACGCCACCGGCCGGCTTGAAGCCGACTTTCGGGTTCTTGGCCTTGATCACTTCCATCATGATGCGCGCCGCTTCCGGGGTCGCATTGACCGGCACCTTGCCGGTGGAGGTTTTGATGAAGTCGGCACCGGCGTCGATGGAGATTTCAGAAGCACGGCGGATCAGCGCCTCTTCTTTCAGCTCGCCAGTTTCGATGATCACTTTCAGCAGGGCTTGGCTACCACAGGCTTCCTTACAAGCTTTGACCAGATCGAAGCCGACCTGTTCATTGCCGGCCATGAAGGCGCGGTACGGGAACACCACGTCCACTTCATCAGCACCGTAGGCCACGGCGGCGCGGGTTTCGGCCACGGCGATCTCGATGTCGTCGTTGCCGTGCGGGAAGTTGGTCACGGTCGCAATGCGCACGTCGGCGGCGCCGATTTCACGCAGGGTCTTGCGAGCGATGGGGATGAAACGGGGATAGATGCAGACGGCGGCGGTCAGGCCGGCCGGCGACTTGGCCTTGCGGCACAGGTCGATCACCTTCTGATCGGTGTCGTCATCGTTCAGAGTGGTCAGGTCCATCAGGTTCAGGGCGCGCTGGGCGGCCAGTTTCAGATCAGTCATTCTGTTCTCCAAAGTCTCGATTTAGTCCGGATTCCAGGGCATGGGTCCGCCTGTCGCAACGCAACCGGCAAGACACGACTCCCAAAGAAACGGGAATGGAATTGCAGCACAATTGCACAGGCAATGAGGCTGCAAATAAGGCAAGAGCCCTGTCACTTTCTTACAAAAGTGCGGACTTGGTTCCATGAAGACTTGAGAAAGGCAGACAAGGTCTGACCCGACTTCCCAATCAATTCCATTTGACCGCCAACACCCGATTTCATCGGGCATTAGTCAATGCCAGCACCCTGCTGGCAATGCCTATTTCAGCCGAGATACCCCTTGTTTGCAAGCCGGATTTGCCATTTTCAGAGGTACCTCACATCTGGCAAATCCGGTACTGAAAAGTGCGTTAAGAGAAGAAGCGAGTGAGTATCCAGGAGTATGCCAGCCCCCCCAGATAGACTCCGACGATCCCCATTACCCCGGACAATACGGGCGGGGCCGGGATCGGCAATTTGAGGAAAGAAAACAACAAGCCAACGATAAAGCCGGCCGCCATCGCCAGTAGCACTTCATTCATATAACCTCCGATTTGACTCATTTTATTATTAGTTTAGAAAGGAAAACGGTTGTCACCGCCCCAAACGCGAACGCCACAGCTTCTCGCTGTGGCGTTCGTCTTTACCCTGACAGTCAGGCGATATTACATGCCGGACAGCGCCAGGAAGAAGCCTGCGATGGTCGCAGACATCAGGTTGGACAGAGAGCCAGCCAGTACGGCTTTCAGACCAAATTTGGCAATGGTGCCACGACGGTTCGGTGCCATGGAGCCCAGACCGCCCAGCAGGATGGCGACGGAGGACAGGTTGGCGAAGCCGCACAGGGCGAAGGAGATGATGGCCTTGGTGTGGTCGGACATGGCCACGCCATTGATCAGCACTTCATCTTTCAGATACGGGGCAAAGTTCAGGTAGGCCACGAACTCGTTGACCACCAGTTTCTGACCGATGAAGGAACCGGCCACGATGGCTTCGCTCCAGGGCACCCCGATCAGGAAGGCCAGCGGGGAGAAGATCCAGCCCAGCAGCAGTTCCAGGGAGAGCTGCGGATAACCGAACCAGCCACCCACACCGGAGAAGATGCCGTTGATCATGGCGATCAGACCGATGAAGGCCAGCAGCATGGCACCGACGTTCAGGGCCAGTTGCAGACCGGCGGAAGCACCGGCGGCAGCGGCATCGATCACGTTGGCAGGCTTGTCTTCCAGCTCGCCATCGGCATTGTTCTCGTCGTAGCTCGGGGTCTCGGTTTCCGGCACCAGCAGCTTGGCGAACAGCAGACCACCCGGAGCGGCCATGAAGGAGGCGGCGATCAGGTATTCCATCTTGACGCCCATGGAGGCATAGCCAGCCAGTACGGAACCGGCAACGGAGGCCAGACCACCACACATGACGGCAAACAGCTCGGAGTCAGTCATCTTGGAGATGAAGGGACGCACCACCAGCGGGGCTTCAGTCTGACCCACGAAGATGTTGGCAGTGGCAGAGAGGGATTCGGTACGGGAAGTGCCCAGTACTTTTTGCAGGCCACCACCCAGCAGTTTGATGACCCACTGCATGATGCCCAGATAATAAAGAACGGCGATCAGCGAGGAGAAGAAGATGATGACCGGCAATACGCGGAAGGCGAAGATAAAGCCGCCGCCACCGAATACTTCGAACATCTTGTTGCTGACCAGACCACCGAACAGGAATTCGATACCGTTTTGGCCATAACCGATGACGCTGGAAACGGCATCGGATACACCCACCAGAATATCTCGGCCAACCGGGACGTACAGCACGAATGCACCCAGTCCAGCTTGAATTGCAAAGGCACCGACAACGGTGCGAATTTTTATTGCTTTGCGATTACTGGAGAACAGCACCGCGATAAGGACGAGCGTTGCCATCCCTACCAGACCCATTATCAAATTCATTATTAACACTTCCTCTTTAGTAGCACCTTCCAGCTTGTTAACAACTTGTATCTCAAAGCCATCAATCAAGGGTGCGCATTATACTAATTACGGTGCGACAAAGTAGAATGCTGGTCACATTTTATAAGCATGAAATGCGCTAGGGGTCGTCAAATTAGACCGCAAACGATTTTTACTTACCCCGTTTTTTATCATGCCGCTATCAATAGTTAATCAGCTGTTAATTTGTAACTTGCCCAGTTGGAAAGCCTGCAAAGTGGATTCACGTAACACCGAAGCAACATGGGCCAGCGGTTGTTGCCGCAAATCGGCCAGCAGTTGCGCAATTTTTGGCAGGTTGGCGGGGGTGTTGGGCGCCCCCTGTTGACCCTGCAGCGGCATGTCGGGAGCGTCGGTTTCCAGCAGCAAGGATTCCAGCGGCATGTCGCGCACCGCCTCCCGGGTCTTGTTGGCCCGCTCGAAGCTGATGACCCCGCCGATACCGAGCCGAAATCCCAGTTGCCAGAACGTCTCTGCCTGCTGCAGAGAACCGCTGAAGGCGTGGATGACGCCCCCTCTGGCCGGACGCAGGCGCCTGAGGATCTTGGCAACCGTGTCGTTGGCGCGCACCGAATGGACGATCAAGGGCAGCTCATGCTCCATGGCCAGCGCGATCTGGGCCTCGAACATCTCGAGTTGCCCCTCCTGCGGCACATGAGAGCGCAGATCCAGCCCGCACTCCCCCACCGCCACCAGCCCGCGTGGACGCTCGGCCAGCAGTCGCCGCAGCCGGGTCAATACCGCCGGAGTCTGCCCCCCCACATACCAGGGATGCACACCCAGGGCATAGGAAATACCGTCGTGCTCTGCCGCCAGCGCCATCACCCGGCCCCAGTTTTCCTCTCCCACGGCGGGAATGATATACTCGCTCACCCCCAGCTGGCGGCACTCGGCCAGCAGCGCCGCCCGATCGGGATCGAAGACCGGAAAATCGAGATGGCAATGGGTGTCGATCAGTTGCATGTCGCTCTCACCTGTTTGTCGTAATTAATGGGTCCATATCATGATGAAACGCACAAGCCACGGCTTTACCCTGATAGAACTGGTGCTGGTCATCATAGTGCTGGGGATCCTGGCCGTCACCGCCCTGCCCCGTTTCATCAATCTCAAGGATGATGCACTCAAGAGTACGGTCGCCACCACCGCCACCAGCTTTGCCAGCGCGGTGCAGCTGGCCCATGCCGGCTGGGCGGTCAAGGCGCAGGATCAGGCGCTCTACAATCTCGGCAGCATGGGGCAGCGCAATCTCGACATCAACCGCTATGGCTGGCCCGCCGGCACCGACGAAGATCAGGGCCGCAAAGGGATAGATGAGCCCTATGTCGCAGGTCAGGGTGACTACATCTCGGTGAGCAACCAGTCAGACTGCCGCCTGCTGTTTCAGGGACTGCTGGACAGCAGCTATACCGTCGCCTCGGTCGATCAGGATCCCGAGATCCAGCTCAACGCCGACTACCTGTCCAGCGAACTGCCTGCCAACCAGGTAGATGCGGATGGGGAGCCGCACAGCAACTGCCGCTATACCCTGCGCGACTCCATTGGCCGCTTCCCGGCCTATCCCGCGGGCCTCTCCTTCGACTACAACAGCGTCACTGGTGCTGTGACCCGCAATTTCCAGTGAGCGATTCCGACTCGCCCTGCTGCTCCGTCTGCGGCGCGTCATCCTGCTCGCGGCGCACCGGCACGCAGCAGCGCCGGTTCTCCGGTGTGAGTCCCCACTCCTCGCACCAACCATCGTAGCGAGCCAGCCAGCGTAACAAGATGCCTTTCATGGTCTGTTCCTCGTCTCTGTCGCACCCTTGCCGTTTCTACCGATCTGCTCCGAATCCGCTAATGTCACGACTCGATACCGGAATGACAGGTATAAAAAAACGACTCCATTTGGAGTCGTTTTTATCAGAGCCATCTGGCTAATTCAATTCACGCCTGGGTGGGCAGGCTCAGTCGAGCAACGGCCTCTACGTGCATACACATGTCCACCGGCGATCAGGCCTTGGCCGGCAGGCTCAGGCGGGCAACCGCTTCCACGTGCATGGAGTGCGGGAACATGTCGACCGGCTGCACCTCATCCAGCACGAAGCCCTGCTTGACCAGCCAGGCGAGATCGCGAGCCAGGGTCTGCGGGTTGCAGGAGACATAGACCAACCGGCGCGGCGCCATGGCGACCAGGGTCTGCAGCACGGCCTTATCACAGCCCTTGCGCGGCGGATCCATCACCACCACATCGGCAGTCACACCCTGAGCGTGTAGCTCGGGCATCAGCTGTTCGGCCTTGCCGACATGGAATTCGGTGTGCTCGATGCCGTTGAGGGCGGCGTTGCGACGGGCATCGCTGATGGCGCTCTCCACCGACTCGATCCCCACCACCTTGGCAGCCTTGCCGGCCAGGAACAGGGAGATGGTGCCAATACCGCAATAGATGTCGAACACCGTCTCGTTGCCGGTCAGTTCCGCATACTCGAGGGCGCTGGAGTAGAGCACATCGGTCTGGCTCGGGTTGTTCTGGAAGAAGGAGAGCGGCGAGATCTCGAACTCGAGCTCGTGGATCTTGTCGCGGATCACCCCTTCGCCCAGCAGCACCCGGTTGGTGGCGCCCAGGATACGGTTGGTGCGCTCCTCGTTGATGTTCTGCACCAGGGTGGTCACCGGCAGCTCGCTTAAGCTCGCCAGCAGTTCGGCTTCGAACGGCAACTCCTCGCCCAGAGTCACCAGCACCACCATCAGCTCGCCGCTCTTGAAGCCCTTGCGGGTCATCAGGTTGCGCACACAGCCTGTGTGGTTCACCTCGTCATAGGCGGCGATGTCGTGCTCGCGCATCCAGTTACGCACCCGGGCGTTCAGCTCGACGTGCAGCGAGTCCTGCACCGCGCAGTCATCGGCGGTGATGAGGTCATGGGAGTGTTTGCGATAAAAGCCGATCTCGGCGCCGGCGTCGCAACCGCGCACCGCATATTGGGCCTTGTTGCGATAGGCAAACGGGCTGTCCATGCCGAGGATCGTCCTGACGGTGGTATCACCCAGCCCGGCCTGTTCCAGCGCATTCTCCACCAGCGCCTGCTTGAGTTTGAGCTGGGCCGGATAGGCCAGCGGGCGCACCTGGCAGCCACCGCATTCGGTGTTGGGGCAGAAGTCGGCGACCCGATCGGCGGAGGGCTGGAGCAGCTCGGTCACCTTGCCGTGCAGATAGTTGGGCTTGACCTCGGTCAGCTCCACCAGCGCCTGCTCACCGGGCAGCAAACCTTCGACAAACAGGGGGCGGTCGAACAGGCGTCCTTTGCCATCTCCTTTGTCGGTCAGTTCCAGGATCTCGATCTGGTGTTGATGTCCCACTAACGGCATGAGCGGCTCCAAAAGTACATATAAAGAGGGGTGATGGAACCGGCCCGGCCAGCCCCATCAAGAAAAGGTGGCAGAGTTTAGCGGAGATCCGGCCAAATTGCAGGCATAAAACAGCAACAAGACCGAGGACATTGCCCCGCCTGGCGTTATCTGCCGAAAAAGCCGGAATCCCCCGGCGCAATTTTGGGGTTGTCCTTATAAGAGGGCATGGTGACCACGGACGGGCCATCATCGCCGCCGGCCAGACATCAAACAGGATGCTCGGCCTGGTGGGCGGACATAAAAAAGCCGCCGGCATGGCCGGCGGCAATATTGCTGACTAACAGATGACGGATTACAGGCTGTAGGCCTTCTCGCCGTGGGTGGTGACATCCAGCCCCTCCCGCTCCGCGTCTTCTTTCACTCGTAGGCCGATCAGCAGATCCACCAGCTTGTAGGCCACCACCGAGATGATGCCGGACCAGAGGATGGTCACGCCGACCCCGATGGCCTGAATTTTGACCTGCGCCAGGATGGAGTAGCCCTCCGCCACCTGGTTGGTGACGTAGTCCCACACCCCGGTACCGCCCAGATCCGGGCTGGCGAAGACGCCGGTCAGCAGCGCCCCCAGGATGCCGCACACCCCGTGCACGCCGAACACGTCCAGACTGTCATCGGCGCCCAGCAGCCGCTTGAGACCGTGGACCCCCCACAACCCGGCAACACCGCTGATGAGGCCCATCACCAGACCGCCACCCACTCCGACGAAGCCGGCCGCCGGCGTGATCACCACCAGCCCGGAGACGGCGCCGGAAGCCGCGCCCAGCAGGGAGGGACGACCCTTCATCACCCACTCGGCCAAGGTCCAGGAGAGGGCCGCCGCCGCCGGAGCCACCCAGGTATTGATGAAGGCCAGCGCCGCCGTGCCGTTGGCTTCCAGCGCGGAGCCGGCGTTGAAACCGAACCAGCCGAACCAGAGCAGAGAGGCCCCGATCATGGTCATGGTGAGGCTGTGCGGGGTCATGGGGTCACGGCCATAGCCCAGGCGTTTGCCCACCAGGTAGGCACCGACCAGACCGGCCACCGCCGCGTTGATGTGCACCACTGTGCCACCCGCAAAATCCAGCGCACCGTGCTGGAACAGATAGCCGGCGGTCGCGGTGGCGGCTGCCGCGGCATCGGCCGTGGTATAGGCATCCGGACCCGCCCAGTACCACACCATGTGGGCCAGCGGGATATAGGCGAAGGTGAACCAGATCACCGAGAACAGCAGCACGGCGGCAAACTTGATACGCTCGGCGAAGGCCCCCACGATCAGACCGCAGGTGATGGCGGCAAAGGCGCCCTGGAACACCACATAGATGAACTCGCTGATACCGACCCCCTTGCTGAAGGTGGCGGCGATGGAGTCGGGGGTCACCCCCTTGAGCAGCGCCTTGCTGAAGGAGCCATAAACGCTGTTGCCCTCGGTAAAGGCCAGTGAATAGCCGTAGAGGATCCACAGCACGCAGATCAGCGAGAACAGGGTGAACACCTGCATCAGCATGCTCAGCATGTTCTTGCTGCGCACCAGGCCGCCATAAAACAGGGCCAGGCCCGGAATGGACATCAGGATCACCAGGGCTGCCGACAGCAGCATCCAGGTATTGTCCCCCTTGTTGATGGTCACTACTGCCGGTGCAGCAGCCTGCACAACCTCGGCCGAGGCGGCCACCACCTCTTCAGCCCAACTGGGGGCGGCCAACAAGGCGGCAAGCGCCAACAGGCCAGTCATCACGAGTCTCTTGAGCATACAGCCATCTCCTTCCCTGTCGTCCCGGCTCCCGGCCGGGTCCATTTCCTGATATGAACATCGAAACCGACGATTCACGTACATCCACATTCGCTACACACTGGTGACCGCCCCGCCCATCATTCCTCGGATGAGCGGCATCATGGCGACATAAATGCTTCAAAGCACAAAACAGGCCAATTTGATAAATAGATTTAAATCAATGAA
Proteins encoded in this window:
- a CDS encoding phosphopentomutase, giving the protein MKRTFILMMDSFGIGAAADADKFGDVGANTLGHIAKACAAGEIEGRGALNLPNLSKLGLGHAGELASGTFPAGLNKDIDVVGAYGFAQELSSGKDTPSGHWEIAGVPVLFEWGYFHDHHNSFPQELLDAIVEKAGLPGYLGNCHASGTQVLDDLGEEHMRTGKPILYTSADSVFQIACHEETYGLEKLYELCHIVRELLEPYNIGRVIARPFVGSGKGNFKRTGNRHDYSVLPPAPTVLDYMKEAGGQVVSIGKIADIYAQQGITKQVKGTGLTELWDRTLEEVKAAGDQTIVFTNFVDFDSSYGHRRDVKGYADALEYFDSRLPELFELLEDGDVVVLTADHGCDPTWGGTDHTREYIPVLFYGKPVKAGSVGRRETFADIGQSIAAYHGLPKLAYGTSFL
- the deoA gene encoding thymidine phosphorylase; the protein is MFLPQEIIRKKRNGEALSTQEIQFFVQGITNNTIGEGQIAALAMAVYFKDMTMDERVALTCAMRDSGMVLTWDHLNLGGPIVDKHSTGGVGDVVSLMLGPMVAACGGFVPMISGRGLGHTGGTLDKLDAIPGYQTSVDNDRFLKVVKEAGVAIIGQTGDLAPADKRIYAVRDITATVESIAMITGSILSKKLASGLEALVMDVKVGSGAFMPTFEASEELAKSIVAVANGAGCRTSALLTDMNQVLASSAGNAVEVREAVRYLTGEYRNPRIHAVTMALCAEMLISAGLASDDGEARRKLQAVLDNGKAAEIFGRMVTGLGGPSDFMERYDHHLPKAAIVRPVYAANSGFVTAMDTRELGLAVVAMGGGRRAAGDKLDYAVGLTDFIRLGQSVEADKPLALIHAQTEEQFAQAASMVQAAVKIGDTRPEALPEVYRRIGLADL
- the deoC gene encoding deoxyribose-phosphate aldolase, which gives rise to MTDLKLAAQRALNLMDLTTLNDDDTDQKVIDLCRKAKSPAGLTAAVCIYPRFIPIARKTLREIGAADVRIATVTNFPHGNDDIEIAVAETRAAVAYGADEVDVVFPYRAFMAGNEQVGFDLVKACKEACGSQALLKVIIETGELKEEALIRRASEISIDAGADFIKTSTGKVPVNATPEAARIMMEVIKAKNPKVGFKPAGGVKDAAVAGQYLAMAEEILGKDWVSARTFRFGASSLLASLLATLGHGDKPANTSGY
- a CDS encoding XapX domain-containing protein; the protein is MNEVLLAMAAGFIVGLLFSFLKLPIPAPPVLSGVMGIVGVYLGGLAYSWILTRFFS
- a CDS encoding NupC/NupG family nucleoside CNT transporter; protein product: MNLIMGLVGMATLVLIAVLFSSNRKAIKIRTVVGAFAIQAGLGAFVLYVPVGRDILVGVSDAVSSVIGYGQNGIEFLFGGLVSNKMFEVFGGGGFIFAFRVLPVIIFFSSLIAVLYYLGIMQWVIKLLGGGLQKVLGTSRTESLSATANIFVGQTEAPLVVRPFISKMTDSELFAVMCGGLASVAGSVLAGYASMGVKMEYLIAASFMAAPGGLLFAKLLVPETETPSYDENNADGELEDKPANVIDAAAAGASAGLQLALNVGAMLLAFIGLIAMINGIFSGVGGWFGYPQLSLELLLGWIFSPLAFLIGVPWSEAIVAGSFIGQKLVVNEFVAYLNFAPYLKDEVLINGVAMSDHTKAIISFALCGFANLSSVAILLGGLGSMAPNRRGTIAKFGLKAVLAGSLSNLMSATIAGFFLALSGM
- a CDS encoding TatD family hydrolase, whose amino-acid sequence is MQLIDTHCHLDFPVFDPDRAALLAECRQLGVSEYIIPAVGEENWGRVMALAAEHDGISYALGVHPWYVGGQTPAVLTRLRRLLAERPRGLVAVGECGLDLRSHVPQEGQLEMFEAQIALAMEHELPLIVHSVRANDTVAKILRRLRPARGGVIHAFSGSLQQAETFWQLGFRLGIGGVISFERANKTREAVRDMPLESLLLETDAPDMPLQGQQGAPNTPANLPKIAQLLADLRQQPLAHVASVLRESTLQAFQLGKLQINS
- the tppF gene encoding type IVa pilus pseudopilin TppF encodes the protein MMKRTSHGFTLIELVLVIIVLGILAVTALPRFINLKDDALKSTVATTATSFASAVQLAHAGWAVKAQDQALYNLGSMGQRNLDINRYGWPAGTDEDQGRKGIDEPYVAGQGDYISVSNQSDCRLLFQGLLDSSYTVASVDQDPEIQLNADYLSSELPANQVDADGEPHSNCRYTLRDSIGRFPAYPAGLSFDYNSVTGAVTRNFQ
- the rlmD gene encoding 23S rRNA (uracil(1939)-C(5))-methyltransferase RlmD is translated as MPLVGHQHQIEILELTDKGDGKGRLFDRPLFVEGLLPGEQALVELTEVKPNYLHGKVTELLQPSADRVADFCPNTECGGCQVRPLAYPAQLKLKQALVENALEQAGLGDTTVRTILGMDSPFAYRNKAQYAVRGCDAGAEIGFYRKHSHDLITADDCAVQDSLHVELNARVRNWMREHDIAAYDEVNHTGCVRNLMTRKGFKSGELMVVLVTLGEELPFEAELLASLSELPVTTLVQNINEERTNRILGATNRVLLGEGVIRDKIHELEFEISPLSFFQNNPSQTDVLYSSALEYAELTGNETVFDIYCGIGTISLFLAGKAAKVVGIESVESAISDARRNAALNGIEHTEFHVGKAEQLMPELHAQGVTADVVVMDPPRKGCDKAVLQTLVAMAPRRLVYVSCNPQTLARDLAWLVKQGFVLDEVQPVDMFPHSMHVEAVARLSLPAKA
- the amt gene encoding ammonium transporter; translated protein: MLKRLVMTGLLALAALLAAPSWAEEVVAASAEVVQAAAPAVVTINKGDNTWMLLSAALVILMSIPGLALFYGGLVRSKNMLSMLMQVFTLFSLICVLWILYGYSLAFTEGNSVYGSFSKALLKGVTPDSIAATFSKGVGISEFIYVVFQGAFAAITCGLIVGAFAERIKFAAVLLFSVIWFTFAYIPLAHMVWYWAGPDAYTTADAAAAATATAGYLFQHGALDFAGGTVVHINAAVAGLVGAYLVGKRLGYGRDPMTPHSLTMTMIGASLLWFGWFGFNAGSALEANGTAALAFINTWVAPAAAALSWTLAEWVMKGRPSLLGAASGAVSGLVVITPAAGFVGVGGGLVMGLISGVAGLWGVHGLKRLLGADDSLDVFGVHGVCGILGALLTGVFASPDLGGTGVWDYVTNQVAEGYSILAQVKIQAIGVGVTILWSGIISVVAYKLVDLLIGLRVKEDAEREGLDVTTHGEKAYSL